Proteins from a single region of Apium graveolens cultivar Ventura chromosome 7, ASM990537v1, whole genome shotgun sequence:
- the LOC141670575 gene encoding uncharacterized protein LOC141670575 isoform X1 has translation MKRRREMEMELKMRSELRSAIEEFSKEALKVQPVDDQVQNAAAHIPLKPFLFLCNMVLQVLDKIGPTMAVLRQDIHQNIQRLEKFQESNPLLYSNVVEILKKDKNEVCARHVASCSRAFVWLTRSLNFTVTLLRLLLKDSELKMERAVEEAYIITLKPWHGWITSTAYKDFLTSSDIGFALTEPTSISGVQVLEFWRSGVYDNGGAHGSPSLIFSSGENEYVVTLSTVRQALQLPEDCVYSTVDDSVLQNMMVSLGYEGTLTKLGQLKRSFIRREWSFFFDCITKAFANKCTNFDAIPIFSQQIGSYLNRTNQYLTDQYLYWTSELKGYQYLCYQEISIRR, from the exons ATGAAAAGGAGGAGAGAGATGGAGATGGAGCTGAAGATGAGATCAGAATTAAGGTCTGCCATTGAAGAGTTCTCTAAGGAGGCTTTGAAAGTTCAGCCTGTTGATGATCAAGTTCAAAATGCTGCTGCACATATACCCCTCAAACCGTTTCTTTTTCTCTGCAATATGGTTCTTCAAGTTCtcg ATAAGATTGGGCCAACAATGGCTGTTTTGAGACAAGACATCCATCAGAATATACAG AGATTGGAGAAGTTTCAGGAATCAAATCCTTTACTATATTCCAATGTGGTGGAGATCTTGAAAAAAGATAAAAATGAAGTCTGTGCAAGACATGTTGCCAGCTGCAGCAGAGCATTTGTATGGCTTACCAG ATCTCTTAATTTTACAGTGACATTGTTGCGGTTATTACTGAAGGATTCTGAGCTTAAAATGGAGCGAGCTGTAGAAGAAGCATATATTATCACTTTAAAACCATGGCATGGATGGATCACTTCAACTGCTTACAAG gactttctcacaagttctgatattgggtttgctctaactgagcctacatcaatttctggggttcaagtactggagttttggaggagtggagtatatgacaatggtggtgctcacgggtccccaagtttaatattttcatcaggggaaaatgagtatgttgtgactctgtctacggttagacaggcattacagcttcctgaggactgtgtttattctactgttgatgactcagttcttcaaaatatgatggttagtctgggatatgaaggaacattgaccaagcttggacagttgaagagatctttcatacggagggaatggagtttcttctttgattgcattaccaaagctttcgccaacaaatgtacaaattttgatgcaattcccatattcagccaacaaatcgg atcttatttgaacagaacaaatcagtacttaactgatcagtacttatactggacgtcagaacttaagggatatcagtacttatgttatcaggagataagcatcaggagatag
- the LOC141670575 gene encoding glycolipid transfer protein 2-like isoform X2 yields MKRRREMEMELKMRSELRSAIEEFSKEALKVQPVDDQVQNAAAHIPLKPFLFLCNMVLQVLDKIGPTMAVLRQDIHQNIQRLEKFQESNPLLYSNVVEILKKDKNEVCARHVASCSRAFVWLTRSLNFTVTLLRLLLKDSELKMERAVEEAYIITLKPWHGWITSTAYKDFLTSSDIGFALTEPTSISGVQVLEFWRSGVYDNGGAHGSPSLIFSSGENEYVVTLSTVRQALQLPEDCVYSTVDDSVLQNMMVSLGYEGTLTKLGQLKRSFIRREWSFFFDCITKAFANKCTNFDAIPIFSQQIG; encoded by the exons ATGAAAAGGAGGAGAGAGATGGAGATGGAGCTGAAGATGAGATCAGAATTAAGGTCTGCCATTGAAGAGTTCTCTAAGGAGGCTTTGAAAGTTCAGCCTGTTGATGATCAAGTTCAAAATGCTGCTGCACATATACCCCTCAAACCGTTTCTTTTTCTCTGCAATATGGTTCTTCAAGTTCtcg ATAAGATTGGGCCAACAATGGCTGTTTTGAGACAAGACATCCATCAGAATATACAG AGATTGGAGAAGTTTCAGGAATCAAATCCTTTACTATATTCCAATGTGGTGGAGATCTTGAAAAAAGATAAAAATGAAGTCTGTGCAAGACATGTTGCCAGCTGCAGCAGAGCATTTGTATGGCTTACCAG ATCTCTTAATTTTACAGTGACATTGTTGCGGTTATTACTGAAGGATTCTGAGCTTAAAATGGAGCGAGCTGTAGAAGAAGCATATATTATCACTTTAAAACCATGGCATGGATGGATCACTTCAACTGCTTACAAG gactttctcacaagttctgatattgggtttgctctaactgagcctacatcaatttctggggttcaagtactggagttttggaggagtggagtatatgacaatggtggtgctcacgggtccccaagtttaatattttcatcaggggaaaatgagtatgttgtgactctgtctacggttagacaggcattacagcttcctgaggactgtgtttattctactgttgatgactcagttcttcaaaatatgatggttagtctgggatatgaaggaacattgaccaagcttggacagttgaagagatctttcatacggagggaatggagtttcttctttgattgcattaccaaagctttcgccaacaaatgtacaaattttgatgcaattcccatattcagccaacaaatcgg GTAG
- the LOC141670575 gene encoding glycolipid transfer protein 2-like isoform X4, which translates to MKRRREMEMELKMRSELRSAIEEFSKEALKVQPVDDQVQNAAAHIPLKPFLFLCNMVLQVLDKIGPTMAVLRQDIHQNIQRLEKFQESNPLLYSNVVEILKKDKNEVCARHVASCSRAFVWLTRSLNFTVTLLRLLLKDSELKMERAVEEAYIITLKPWHGWITSTAYKVALKLVPDKKAFLTILMSNREDSDRLKEEMDTFVSLLVPFLDKIHSISITFNLDNMKSP; encoded by the exons ATGAAAAGGAGGAGAGAGATGGAGATGGAGCTGAAGATGAGATCAGAATTAAGGTCTGCCATTGAAGAGTTCTCTAAGGAGGCTTTGAAAGTTCAGCCTGTTGATGATCAAGTTCAAAATGCTGCTGCACATATACCCCTCAAACCGTTTCTTTTTCTCTGCAATATGGTTCTTCAAGTTCtcg ATAAGATTGGGCCAACAATGGCTGTTTTGAGACAAGACATCCATCAGAATATACAG AGATTGGAGAAGTTTCAGGAATCAAATCCTTTACTATATTCCAATGTGGTGGAGATCTTGAAAAAAGATAAAAATGAAGTCTGTGCAAGACATGTTGCCAGCTGCAGCAGAGCATTTGTATGGCTTACCAG ATCTCTTAATTTTACAGTGACATTGTTGCGGTTATTACTGAAGGATTCTGAGCTTAAAATGGAGCGAGCTGTAGAAGAAGCATATATTATCACTTTAAAACCATGGCATGGATGGATCACTTCAACTGCTTACAAG GTAGCTCTCAAACTGGTGCCTGACAAAAAAGCATTTCTTACCATTCTCATGTCCAATAGAGAAGACAGTGACAGACTTAAAGAAGAAATGGACACATTTGTTTCACTACTTGTGCCTTTCCTTGACAAAATACACTCGATTTCG ATAACATTCAACTTGGATAACATGAAGTCTCCCTGA
- the LOC141670575 gene encoding uncharacterized protein LOC141670575 isoform X3, translating to MAVLRQDIHQNIQRLEKFQESNPLLYSNVVEILKKDKNEVCARHVASCSRAFVWLTRSLNFTVTLLRLLLKDSELKMERAVEEAYIITLKPWHGWITSTAYKDFLTSSDIGFALTEPTSISGVQVLEFWRSGVYDNGGAHGSPSLIFSSGENEYVVTLSTVRQALQLPEDCVYSTVDDSVLQNMMVSLGYEGTLTKLGQLKRSFIRREWSFFFDCITKAFANKCTNFDAIPIFSQQIGSYLNRTNQYLTDQYLYWTSELKGYQYLCYQEISIRR from the exons ATGGCTGTTTTGAGACAAGACATCCATCAGAATATACAG AGATTGGAGAAGTTTCAGGAATCAAATCCTTTACTATATTCCAATGTGGTGGAGATCTTGAAAAAAGATAAAAATGAAGTCTGTGCAAGACATGTTGCCAGCTGCAGCAGAGCATTTGTATGGCTTACCAG ATCTCTTAATTTTACAGTGACATTGTTGCGGTTATTACTGAAGGATTCTGAGCTTAAAATGGAGCGAGCTGTAGAAGAAGCATATATTATCACTTTAAAACCATGGCATGGATGGATCACTTCAACTGCTTACAAG gactttctcacaagttctgatattgggtttgctctaactgagcctacatcaatttctggggttcaagtactggagttttggaggagtggagtatatgacaatggtggtgctcacgggtccccaagtttaatattttcatcaggggaaaatgagtatgttgtgactctgtctacggttagacaggcattacagcttcctgaggactgtgtttattctactgttgatgactcagttcttcaaaatatgatggttagtctgggatatgaaggaacattgaccaagcttggacagttgaagagatctttcatacggagggaatggagtttcttctttgattgcattaccaaagctttcgccaacaaatgtacaaattttgatgcaattcccatattcagccaacaaatcgg atcttatttgaacagaacaaatcagtacttaactgatcagtacttatactggacgtcagaacttaagggatatcagtacttatgttatcaggagataagcatcaggagatag
- the LOC141673114 gene encoding endoglucanase 7-like has product MPQSSSVGSPQHAKTAASEVDYNQPLAFVHTTISGAGRLLPSSSHWNSIEIDYNILPQSSGPSGYESLPSKFSKSYDFNVIVTDKTHLRRCVYATASVFLVIALCFFLLHFVPLHKHRNHRSVKNLTLAVNQALVFFDAQKSGVLPKNNLVRFRGDSGLKDGNSSTTNVDLVSFSPSFFNRNNIKFSLSTAYTTTLLSWTVIEYHEKYDDIAELEHIKDIIKWGSDYLLKAFVPRNSSTSSPTKIYSQVGGASNDAKVENDINCWQRPEDMRYERHVSVCDSTAADLAGEIVAAFSAASLVFKNDKVYAGKLIKAAEALFDVASKNSTSHIQGMYTSSDCGKQASEFYNSSGFKDELIWGGAWLFFSTWNKTYLDYATINFDAAVQEELSSEKGIFYWNNKLTATMILLTRLRFFLDLGYPYEDAFESSTNRTDLLMCSCLTNCNLI; this is encoded by the exons ATGCCTCAATCATCATCTGTAGGTTCACCGCAACACGCTAAAACAGCAGCTTCTGAGGTGGACTACAACCAACCACTTGCTTTTGTTCATACAACAATATCTGGGGCTGGCCGGCTTCTCCCTTCATCTAGCCACTGGAACTCCATAGAAATTGACTATAACATCTTACCTCAATCAAGCGGGCCTTCAGGATATGAATCACTCCCTTCAAAATTTTCTAAATCCTATGATTTTAATGTCATTGTCACTGATAAGACACACTTGAGACGTTGCGTTTATGCTACAGCTTCTGTTTTTCTTGTTATTGCCCTTTGCTTCTTCTTGTTACATTTTGTTCCATTGCACAAGCACCGTAACCATCGCTCTGTCAAGAATCTTACACTTGCTGTAAATCAAGCACTTGTCTTCTTTGATGCTCAAAAGT CTGGGGTTCTTCCGAAAAACAATTTGGTAAGATTCCGTGGTGATTCAGGTTTAAAAGATGGCAATAGTAGCACTACGAACGTTGATCTT gtgtctttttCTCCAAGTTTTTTCAACAGGAACAACATCAAATTTAGCTTGTCAACAGCTTATACAACAACTTTATTGAGCTGGACTGTGATCGAGTATCATGAGAAATATGATGATATAGCCGAACTTGAACATATAAAAGACATCATAAAATGGGGAAGTGACTATTTGCTCAAGGCCTTCGTTCCTCGAAATTCAAGTACTTCTAGTCCAACTAAAATTTATTCGCAG GTTGGGGGTGCTAGTAAtgatgctaaggttgagaatgaTATAAACTGTTGGCAAAGACCAGAAGACATGCGTTACGAAAGGCATGTATCAGTTTGTGATAGTACTGCTGCAGATTTAGCAGGGGAAATTGTTGCAGCATTCTCAGCAGCGTCATTAGTATTTAAGAATGACAAAGTTTATGCTGGAAAACTAATAAAAGCCGCTGAGGCATTGTTTGATGTTGCTAGTAAAAATAGCACAAGCCATATACAAGGAATGTACACTAGCAGTGATTGTGGCAAACAAGCCAGTGAGTTTTACAATTCTTCAGGGTTCAAAGACGAGTTGATATGGGGTGGAGCTTGGTTATTTTTTTCTACCTGGAACAAAACTTACCTTGATTATGCCACCATAAATTTTGATGCAGCGGTGCAAGAAGAATTGTCCTCTGAAAAAGGAATCTTTTATTGGAATAATAAGCTCACTGCTACTATG ATTTTGCTAACAAGACTTAGATTCTTCCTTGACCTGGGATACCCTTATGAAGATGCATTTGAATCATCAACCAATAGGACGGACTTGCTCATGTGTTCGTGTCTCACAAACTGCAATTTAATATGA
- the LOC141675187 gene encoding pathogen-related protein-like, producing MIPDSSTVFINCKLMLSYLYLIVVYYKYMAGATKVEKYRSFLDAENVKDVQWRFGTPPNYDVVDKLFEEGRTKLWPAGSLEEKVQNIVKTWEMEMFHKTRPEDFRTVDPEKFTLCVNGRQGLTMGEIVKINGGYNAMLQTRLPEHYRVYNPAEESADSSHFVFTTAFPRGFALEILQVYAGPPVIVYKFRHWGFMEGHFKGHVPTGEKAEFQGIAIFELDENSKIVKVELFYDRGELLGGLVKGEKTNDSSSGMASSCPVMRTG from the exons ATGATCCCAGATAGCAGTACTGTTTTCATAAATTGCAAATTAATGCTAAGCTATTTATATTTGATAGTAGTTTACTATAAATATATGGCAGGAGCTACCAAGGTAGAGAAATACAGGTCTTTTTTGGATGCAGAGAATGTGAAAGACGTTCAATGGAGATTTGGAACTCCTCCGAACTATGATGTTGTTGACAAACTTTTTGAAGAAGGCCGAACTAAG TTATGGCCAGCAGGTTCGTTGGAAGAGAAAGTGCAGAACATTGTGAAGACATGGGAGATGGAGATGTTTCATAAAACCCGACCAGAAGATTTCAGAACTGTTGATCCAGAGAAGTTTACTCTATGCGTTAATG GAAGGCAAGGCCTGACAATGGGAGAGATAGTAAAAATTAATGGGGGATACAATGCTATGCTACAAACACGATTGCCAGAACATTATCGCGTCTACAATCCAGCTGAGGAATCAGCTGATTCATCTCATTTTGTGTTCACCACAGCATTTCCTCGAGGATTTGCACTTGAGATTCTCCAAGTTTATGCAGGACCACCTGTGATCGTTTACAAGTTTAGACACTGGGGTTTTATGGAAGGTCATTTTAAAGGCCATGTCCCAACTGGAGAAAAAGCAGAATTTCAGGGAATTGCCATTTTTGAG TTGGACGAAAACTCAAAGATCGTCAAGGTGGAGCTTTTTTATGATAGGGGAGAGCTTCTTGGAGGTCTGGTGAAAGGCGAAAAGACTAATGATTCTTCTAGTGGAATGGCTTCAAGCTGCCCTGTTATGAGAACAGGATAA